CCTATTCAATGGCGCTGCGACGCTCAGCACCACCTCGGGCCAGATCCCGTCGTCGGTGAATTCGAGCGGCCAGCTCTCGATCTCGACCGGTATCAACGCCGACCTCTCGATCACGGGCACCGGCAATGCGCTGAGCGCCTTCGGTCTCAGCGGCAACACCGGAACGGCGACGGCATTCAGTGCGGCGCGCACCTCCGGCGTCGGCGGCGTCAGCGGCAAGACCCTGACCTTCACCTCGTTCAACGGCGGCACGCCCGTCAACGTTACCTTCGGCGACGGCACCAACGGCACGGTCAAGACGCTCGACCAGCTCAACGTCCAGCTTCAGGCCAACCATCTGACCGCGACGATCGACGCCAACGGCGTGCTGACGGTGACGACCGTCAACGAATACGCGTCCTCGACACTCGGCTCGTCCGCTGCGGGCGGTGCTGTCGGCGGTACCCTCACCAGCGTGCTCGCCTTCACCACCGCGCAGCCGCCGGTGCAGGATCCCGTGGCGCAGACCGCACGTTCGAGCCTGGTCAGCCAGTTCAACAACATCCTGGCGCAGATCGACACGACCTCGCAGGACTCCTCCTTCAACGGCGTCAACCTGCTGAACGGCGACACGCTGAAACTGGTCTTCAACGAGACGGGCAGCTCCACGCTCGGCATCAACGGCGTCGTGTTCAACGCGGCGGGTCTCGGCCTCAGCAATCTCGTTCCGGGCACCGACTTCATCGACAACGGCGCGACCAACAAGGTCCTCCAGAGCCTTAACGCGGCCTCGAGCACGCTGCGCTCGGAAGGTTCATCGCTCGGTTCGAACCTGTCGATCGTGCAGGTGCGCCAGGACTTCTCGAAGAACCTGATCAACGTGCTGCAAACCGGCTCGTCCAACCTGACGCTCGCCGACACCAACGAGGAAGCTGCCAACAGCCAGGCGCTGTCGACCCGCCAGTCGATCGCGGTCTCCGCGCTGTCGCTGGCGAACCAGTCGCAGCAGAGCGTGCTCCAGCTGCTCCGCTAGTTCGAAGGCGCAGGAATCGAATCTTGAGACGGCGCGGCGGGGCTAAAGCTCCGCCGTTGTTTTGAGGGAGTTCGCTAAGACAAGATTAGCCGAAATCGATGTGCACGATGCAGTGCAAGTTTACAGCTTGCATCGCGCGCATCTATTCTCGCGCTCGAGAAGGACTCCGCGACCCGTAATAATCCGGAGGGCTTCCAAGCGCACACGTAAGCAAATCTTAAGCGGTGCTGCATAGGGTTGGGAAAGAAATCCTTAAGCCCGTTCAACGGGCTAGGAAGCTTCCAAGGTGTGATTGATGTCGAATTCTGCTGCCTCGGCCTACGCGCGTGTTGCAACGACCACCGCATCTCCTCGCGACATCGAGGCGCAGACTCTGCTGAAGGCCGCCAACAAGCTTCAGGACGCGGTCAACAATGCTGACCCATTCAGCGAGCAGACCACGCAGGCGCTGATGTTCAATCGCAAGCTCTGGACCATCTTCCTCAGCGAAGCGATGCGCGACAACAATCCGCAGCCGCTCGACGTCCGGCAGAAGATCGCCAACATCAGCGTGTTCGTGCTGAGTCAGACCGCGGCGCTGCAAATGAGCCCGCAGTTCGATCATTTCCGCCCGCTGATCGAGATCAACCGCAACATCGCCGCCGGCCTGTCCGGTCGCCCGTGATGGAGACTCGTGATGTCCGACATCATGAGCATCCTCTCGACCGCGTATAAGTCCAACGTGCTTTCGAGCACGTCGGGCTCGTCCAAATACGTCGCGGTCGACTCCTCGCTGTACCAGGGCAATTGGTCCGGCACCTATCCGGACGGCAAGACGTTCTCGCTGAACATCTCGCAGGTCAACGGCTTCCGCGCGCAGATCCATTATCAGAGCGGCGACACCTCGCAGTATCAGCAGGTGCTGATCAAGGATTCGTCGTTCCGCTTCGGCAATACGAAGTTCACACTGACCGATACCGGCAAGGCGCAGCTCAAGAACGTCGTCACGGCCCCCGCGACCGGCTCGACCTATCTCGATACCGCCCCGGCCTCGCTCGACGGCTGATCGGCAGGCGCGGCTTAGGCGCTGAGGTCCGTGTTGAGCGGACGCGAAGGCTCCGACTTCAAATCCAGTGCGTGGAAATAGGCTCGCCGGCGCAGCATCGCCTCGTCGGGAAATTGGTTGACGACCGCATCGGTCTTGTCGTTGACGACCTGGAAGACCATCGATGCGGACGCCTGGTCGAAAACGACCTGGCGCGAGATGTTCGCATTGCCCTGCAAATCACCATTGCCTACGGCTGCGCTCGTGTCGCTCGCGGCGACCGTCTGGCTCAGCGGCAAATCGGTTTGCACGGCATCGTTCGCCGCCGAATTCGACGTCGTGACGATCTGTATGGGGGCCGGGATCCCCACCGGCCTGATGCTGAAATCTGTACTCATGGCAGCCTCCTGGTTGCCTTGCTTGAGTCAAATCCCAACCCCTCTCAATACGCAACCATGGGACACGAGGATTGAACACCCGGTAAGGAAACGTGCCTAACCGCACGACGCTTTCGCCGCGCGGCTTTTCGTAAAATTGCAGGCAGTTCTCGTGTGCGTTCAGAGCGAACGGCTGACCGCGAGCGGTGTGATGTGGCGCGGGCCGGGAGTCGCACGGCGTCCCGCCGCGGTATAGGTGTTCGGCACGTTGCGCTTCTGGATCTCGGCATTGACGCCGCGCACGACGCTTTCGGAGACCGCATGCGCGGTCGCGAGCACGGTGAGATTGACCTGGAGCATGGCGCGGAAGGCGTCGTGATGGCGGTGCAGCGTCGAGAGCAGCTCGGGCGCGGATTTCGCGAGCCTGTCCTGGTTCGTCTTCAATTGACTGACGGCGGTGACATAGCGCCGCGACAGCTCCTGCTTCTTGCCTTCCATCGTCATCGCCTCGCGGACCTTGCCGCCGCGGACCAGCTCGGTCTCGCGCTCGATCAGGCCGAGCAGCGCGTTCATCGCGTCCATCAGGTCTTCGGCGAGCTTGCGCGCCTCCGCGCCAGCAGGCGTGGTATTCGCGCGCTGCGCAGGCATCGGCTGACGTGACGCGTTGAAGTGGTTCATCTCGTTTGACCTTATGCCGTACGAAGAGTGGTTTTGGCCTGTTGTATGATCAGGGTACGGTAGACGTCGCGGGCGACGCCGACGCCGCCGGCGCTGGCGAAGTTCTTGGAATATTGCTCGGTCAGCATCGAGCGCCACACGCCGGTACCAGGCGTGTCGCCGAACGGGCCTTCGCCCTTCAGGCCCGAGGTCATCTGAGCGAACATGCTGTTGAGGAACATGCCCTCGAAGTCGGTGGCGGTCTTCTGCGCCTTGGCCTGCTGCTGCGGCGAGACTTTCTGAAGTGCTGCGGCGAGCTCGAAGTCGGGACGGCCGTTGCGGCTTTCCACGGAGAATGCGGGATTCGAGGAGAGCGCCGCGGACACGACGCGCGCGGTGTTGAGCATGCCGGTCTGCATCACATCACCTCGATATCGGCTTCGATCGCCCCCGCGGCCTTGATCGCCTGGAGGATGCTGATGAGGTCGCGCGGGCCGATGCCGAGGCCGTTGAGGCCGTCGACGAGCTGCTGGAGCGAGACGCCATCCTTGACGACGGCGAACTTCTTGCCGTCCTCGGTGACGCCGACGCTGGAGCGCGGTGTGACCACGGTCCGGCCCCGCGACAGCGGATTGGGCTGGCTGACCTGCGGGCTTTCGGAGATCGTGACCGTGAGATTGCCTTGCGCGACCGCGACGGTGGCGACGCGGACGTCGCGGCCCATCACGATGATGCCCGAGCGTTCGTCGATGATGATCTTGGCGGCGAGGTCGGGATCGACCTGAAGCTGCTCGATCTCGGTGAGAAAGGCGACGACGTTGCCCTTGAACTCGGGCGGGACCGAAAGCTGCACGGTCGAGGGATCGATCGGCTCGGCGGTCTTGACGCCGAGATAGTCGTTGATTGCCGCCGCAATCCGCTTGGCCGTGGTGAAGTCGGAGTTGCGCAGCGCGAGACGAACGTTCGGCAGGCGATTGAGCGCGAACTCGATCTCGCGCTCGATGATGGCGCCGTTGGCGATGCGGCCCACGGTCGGCACGCCGCGCACGATCTTGGCTGCTTCGCCTTCGGCCTGGAAGCCGGAGATCGCGAGCGAGCCTTGCGCCACCGCGTAGACGTTGCCGTCGGCGCCGAGCAGGGGAGTGACGAGCAGGGTTCCACCGCGCAGATCCTTGGCATCGCCGAGGGCGGACACGGTGACGTCCATGCGCGTGCCTTGCGTCGCGAAGGCGGGCAGATTGCCTGTCACCATCACCGCGGCGACGTTGCCGGTGCGGATGGTGGCGCCGCGGATGTTGACGCCCATGCGCTCGAGCATCGCTTGCAGCGACTGCTTGGTGAAGGGGATGTTGTTGAGGGTGTCGCCGGTGCCGTTGAGGCCGACGACGAGGCCATAGCCAATGAGCTGATTCTGCCGCACGCCTTCGATATTGGCGAGATCCTTGATGCGCGAGGTCGCGTTCGCCGACGCGACCGAGAGCGCCAGCGCTGACAGCGCGGCGAAGGCCACTCCAAAAATCCTCACCCAACGAACGCCT
The genomic region above belongs to Bradyrhizobium sp. CCBAU 53338 and contains:
- the flaF gene encoding flagellar biosynthesis regulator FlaF; this translates as MSNSAASAYARVATTTASPRDIEAQTLLKAANKLQDAVNNADPFSEQTTQALMFNRKLWTIFLSEAMRDNNPQPLDVRQKIANISVFVLSQTAALQMSPQFDHFRPLIEINRNIAAGLSGRP
- the flgJ gene encoding flagellar assembly peptidoglycan hydrolase FlgJ, whose protein sequence is MQTGMLNTARVVSAALSSNPAFSVESRNGRPDFELAAALQKVSPQQQAKAQKTATDFEGMFLNSMFAQMTSGLKGEGPFGDTPGTGVWRSMLTEQYSKNFASAGGVGVARDVYRTLIIQQAKTTLRTA
- a CDS encoding flagellar basal body P-ring protein FlgI, with amino-acid sequence MPGVRWVRIFGVAFAALSALALSVASANATSRIKDLANIEGVRQNQLIGYGLVVGLNGTGDTLNNIPFTKQSLQAMLERMGVNIRGATIRTGNVAAVMVTGNLPAFATQGTRMDVTVSALGDAKDLRGGTLLVTPLLGADGNVYAVAQGSLAISGFQAEGEAAKIVRGVPTVGRIANGAIIEREIEFALNRLPNVRLALRNSDFTTAKRIAAAINDYLGVKTAEPIDPSTVQLSVPPEFKGNVVAFLTEIEQLQVDPDLAAKIIIDERSGIIVMGRDVRVATVAVAQGNLTVTISESPQVSQPNPLSRGRTVVTPRSSVGVTEDGKKFAVVKDGVSLQQLVDGLNGLGIGPRDLISILQAIKAAGAIEADIEVM